In a genomic window of Nomascus leucogenys isolate Asia chromosome 4, Asia_NLE_v1, whole genome shotgun sequence:
- the LOC100588655 gene encoding olfactory receptor 476-like yields MVENHTQVTWFRLLGLTEQEELEGILFVLFLLIHSVTVMGNLGMITLIHADPQLHTPMYFFLSILSFIDSSFSTVDTPRLLESFLISSQSISFAGCMVQMALMTLHGTAECLLLAIMAYDQFTAICHPLLYHTIMSQCLCVLLVVTCYTVSIANPALLTGCTFKLPYCGPNVINHYFCDIPLVLHLAFSNAYILVAICRMCSLEAQSKALPTCASHLTIICLFYSTITFMYAQPSSHNSMEHNKVMSVSYTVVIPMLNPPIYSLRNKDVKYALKRRCLCKLSS; encoded by the exons ATGGTGGAGAACCACACCCAAGTCACCTGGTTCCGCCTGCTAGGACTTACAGAGCAGGAGGAGCTCGAAGGCATCCTCTTTGTGCTCTTCCTGCTCATACATTCAGTCACTGTCATGGGCAACCTGGGAATGATCACTCTGATCCATGCAGACCCACAGCTCCACACCCCCATGTATTTCTTCCTGAGCATCCTCTCCTTCATAGACTCCTCGTTTTCCACAGTGGACACCCCCAGGCTGCTGGAGAGCTTCCTCATCTCAAGCCAATCCATCTCTTTTGCAGGCTGTATGGTCCAGATGGCCCTCATGACCCTCCATGGTACTGCTGAATGTCTGCTCCTGGCCATCATGGCCTATGACCAATTCACTGCCATCTGCCACCCTCTCCTCTATCACACTATTATGTCCCAATGTCTGTGTGTCCTGCTGGTGGTGACCTGCTATACTGTTTCTATTGCCAATCCAGCTTTGCTGACTGGGTGCACCTTTAAGCTGCCCTACTGTGGCCCCAATGTCATTAACCACTATTTCTGTGACATCCCCCTTGTGCTCCATCTTGCCT TCTCCAATGCCTACATCCTTGTGGCCATTTGCAGGATGTGCTCCCTGGAAGCCCAAAGCAAAGCTCTCCCCACCTGTGCCTCCCACCTCACCATCATCTGCCTCTTCTATAGCACCATCACCTTCATGTATGCTCAGCCAAGCTCTCACAATTCCATGGAACACAACAAGGTCATGTCTGTCTCCTACACTGTGGTCATCCCCATGCTGAACCCTCCGATCTACAGCCTGAGGAATAAAGATGTAAAATACGCTTTGAAGAGGAGATGCCTGTGCAAGCTGTCTTCATAA